One window of Oryza brachyantha chromosome 12, ObraRS2, whole genome shotgun sequence genomic DNA carries:
- the LOC102701691 gene encoding LOW QUALITY PROTEIN: chalcone synthase-like (The sequence of the model RefSeq protein was modified relative to this genomic sequence to represent the inferred CDS: deleted 1 base in 1 codon), whose translation MGSLGNDDGVRRQYGQQAAAMAGSTAAVLAIGTANPSNVVEQRDFPDFYFRVTNSDHKQALKDKFTRICEKSTIKKRHLYIDEALLAANPKLTTYMAPTLDMRQAIVSEKIPELGAAAATAALKEWGRPAADITHLVVGSTSGGSDMPGADYHLVRLLGLNPSVRRVALYHQGCFVGAAALRLAKDLAENNPGARVLAVCAETNVMYFRGVDDAHFDNLVCQALFGDGASAVVVGAGADPVATGERPLFDVVHATQTLIPGTGGAIRGLLREVGLTFGLTSEVPSLIAEHLEAGLRDMLDSAGVDISDVDRNAMFWAVHPGGRAILDKVEAALGLKPEKTGASRKVLAEYGNMGSACAWFVLDEMRRWSAGEGRGTAGEGCEWGVLLGFGPGLTMDTVLLRSAHI comes from the exons ATGGGGAGCCTGGggaacgacgacggcgtgcgCCGCCAGTACgggcagcaggcggcggcgatggcggggtCGACGGCGGCCGTGCTGGCCATCGGGACGGCGAACCCGAGCAACGTGGTGGAGCAGCGCGACTTCCCCGACTTCTACTTCCGCGTCACCAACAGCGACCACAAGCAAGCCCTCAAGGACAAGTTCACGCGTATAT GTGAGAAATCGACGATCAAGAAGCGTCACCTCTACATCGACGAGGCGCTGCTGGCTGCAAACCCTAAGCTGACCACCTACATGGCGCCCACCCTGGACATGCGCCAAGCCATCGTCAGCGAGAAGATCCCGGAgctcggcgccgcggcggccaccgccgcgctcaAGGAGTGGGGCCGTCCGGCGGCCGACATCACGCACCTCGTCGTCGGCTCcaccagcggcggcagcgacatGCCCGGCGCCGACTACCACCTCGTCCGCCTCCTCGGCCTCAACCCGTCCGTGCGCCGCGTGGCGCTCTACCACCAGGGCTGcttcgtcggcgccgccgcgctccgcctCGCCAAGGACCTCGCCGAGAACAACCCCGGCGCGCGCGTGCTCGCCGTCTGCGCCGAGACCAACGTCATGTACTTCCGCGGCGTGGACGACGCCCACTTCGACAACCTCGTCTGCCAGGCGCTGTTCGGGGACGGCGcgtcggccgtcgtcgtcggcgccggcgccgaccccGTCGCCACCGGCGAGAGGCCGCTCTTCGACGTCGTTCACGCGACGCAGACGCTCATACCGGGGACCGGCGGCGCCATCCGGGGGCTCCTCCGCGAGGTCGGCCTCACGTTCGGCCTCACCAGCGAGGTGCCGTCCCTGATCGCCGAGCACCTCGAGGCCGGGCTCCGCGACATGCTCGACTCCGCCGGCGTCGACATCTCCGACGTCGACCGGAACGCGATGTTCTGGGCGGTGCACCCGGGCGGGCGCGCCATCCTCGAcaaggtggaggcggcgctggggcTGAAGCCGGAGAAGACG GGGGCGTCGCGCAAGGTGCTGGCGGAATACGGCAACATGGGCAGCGCCTGCGCCTGGTTCGTCCTCGACGAGATGCGGCGGTGGTCGGCTGGCGAGGGCCGCGGCACCGCCGGCGAGGGGTGCGAGTGGGGCGTGCTCCTCGGCTTCGGCCCAGGGCTCACCATGGACACCGTCTTGCTACGCAGCGCGCACATCTAG